Proteins from a single region of Salinibacter grassmerensis:
- the rpsI gene encoding 30S ribosomal protein S9 — MPKMTQYQAIGRRKTSTARVYLRPGDGSSFVVNERDAEDYFPVAWRRRTLDQPFDVTDTVGQFNVKVNASGGGLTGQAEATRLGIARALVEYDEELRGPLRDAGYLTRDDRMVERKKYGQPGARKKSQYSKR, encoded by the coding sequence ATGCCCAAGATGACCCAGTATCAGGCCATTGGGCGCCGTAAGACCTCCACGGCGCGTGTGTACTTGCGCCCGGGCGACGGCTCCAGTTTCGTCGTCAATGAGCGAGACGCTGAGGACTACTTTCCGGTCGCCTGGCGCCGCCGCACCCTCGATCAGCCCTTCGATGTGACCGATACGGTCGGTCAGTTCAACGTGAAGGTCAACGCCTCCGGCGGCGGCCTTACCGGACAGGCCGAGGCCACTCGCCTTGGCATTGCCCGGGCCCTCGTTGAGTACGACGAAGAACTGCGCGGCCCCCTTCGCGACGCCGGCTACCTGACCCGCGACGACCGGATGGTCGAGCGCAAGAAGTACGGCCAGCCCGGTGCCCGGAAGAAGAGCCAGTACAGCAAGCGTTAG
- the pyrH gene encoding UMP kinase, whose translation MSASPDDGSDSSLEHQRVLLKLSGQALLGEREFGIDETVLRTYANEVKTAVEAGAEVAVVIGGGNIFRGVEHAMEGMTRAHADYMGMLATMINGMALQDAFEQVDLVTRLQSSIKMEEIAEPFIRRRAIRHLEKGRVVIFGAGTGNPYFTTDTAAALRGLEIDADVILKGTRVDGIFTADPEEDDSAERFKQIHGQEVIDRDLRVMDMTALTLCQESKMPISVFNMGTSDNLRRLLEGETVGTHVHWDETKAPTERVPA comes from the coding sequence ATGAGCGCTTCCCCCGACGACGGATCCGATTCGTCCCTCGAACATCAGCGCGTGCTGCTGAAGCTTAGTGGCCAGGCCTTGCTGGGAGAGCGGGAATTTGGGATCGACGAGACGGTCCTCCGCACCTACGCAAATGAGGTAAAGACCGCCGTCGAGGCTGGGGCCGAAGTGGCCGTCGTCATTGGGGGCGGCAACATCTTTCGGGGGGTGGAGCATGCCATGGAGGGCATGACGCGTGCCCATGCGGACTACATGGGCATGCTCGCCACCATGATCAACGGCATGGCGCTCCAGGACGCCTTCGAGCAGGTCGACCTTGTCACACGCCTGCAGTCGAGCATCAAGATGGAGGAGATCGCCGAACCGTTCATTCGCCGTCGTGCCATTCGCCACCTCGAGAAGGGGCGGGTCGTCATCTTCGGGGCCGGCACTGGCAATCCGTACTTCACGACCGACACCGCCGCCGCCCTTCGGGGCCTCGAGATCGACGCCGACGTCATTCTGAAGGGCACTCGGGTGGACGGCATCTTCACCGCGGACCCGGAGGAGGACGATTCCGCCGAGCGTTTCAAACAGATCCACGGACAAGAGGTCATTGACCGCGACCTGCGCGTCATGGACATGACCGCCCTCACGCTCTGCCAGGAGTCGAAGATGCCCATTTCCGTATTCAACATGGGCACGTCGGACAACCTGCGGCGCCTCCTGGAAGGAGAAACCGTGGGTACCCACGTGCATTGGGACGAAACCAAGGCCCCTACCGAACGCGTGCCGGCCTGA
- the tsf gene encoding translation elongation factor Ts: MSVSAKQVKELRDATGVGMMDCKEALQETDGDFDEAVSLLRKKGQEVASDRAAVEADEGLVVTAVSDDGHAAAIVEINCETDFVARNDDFQSFAETVADRVLEEKPDDLEELESFPYEDDATIKDELVALTGRIGEKLTIRRFDVLESEDGEVISYIHPGSKLGVLVEVHGDGEAEETGRDVAMQVAALEPIAVTRDEVPDEVKEEEREVAREAAVNEGKPEHVIDNIVEGKLERFFEDHVLMEQAFVKDSSVSVKKMLDDADLSVARFTRYALGD; encoded by the coding sequence ATGAGCGTTTCTGCCAAACAGGTAAAAGAGCTGCGCGACGCCACTGGCGTCGGCATGATGGACTGCAAAGAAGCTTTGCAGGAAACCGACGGCGACTTCGACGAGGCCGTCAGCCTGCTCCGCAAGAAGGGCCAGGAGGTCGCTTCCGACCGCGCCGCCGTGGAGGCCGACGAGGGCCTCGTCGTGACGGCCGTGTCCGATGACGGCCACGCTGCCGCGATCGTCGAGATCAACTGCGAGACCGACTTCGTCGCCCGCAACGACGACTTCCAGTCGTTCGCCGAGACAGTGGCGGATCGAGTGCTCGAAGAGAAGCCCGACGACCTGGAGGAGCTGGAAAGCTTTCCCTACGAAGACGACGCGACGATCAAGGACGAGTTGGTCGCCCTCACCGGCCGCATCGGCGAGAAGCTTACGATTCGCCGCTTCGACGTGCTCGAAAGCGAGGACGGAGAGGTAATTTCCTACATCCACCCGGGGTCGAAGCTCGGCGTGCTCGTGGAGGTGCACGGCGACGGAGAGGCAGAGGAGACCGGCCGGGACGTCGCCATGCAGGTGGCCGCCCTCGAACCGATCGCCGTCACCCGGGACGAGGTGCCCGACGAGGTGAAGGAAGAGGAACGCGAGGTGGCCCGCGAGGCCGCCGTCAACGAAGGCAAGCCCGAGCACGTCATCGACAACATCGTGGAGGGCAAGCTCGAGCGGTTCTTCGAGGACCACGTGTTGATGGAGCAGGCCTTCGTAAAGGACTCGTCGGTATCGGTGAAGAAGATGCTCGACGATGCTGACCTGTCGGTGGCCCGCTTTACGCGCTACGCACTCGGCGACTGA
- the frr gene encoding ribosome recycling factor, giving the protein MPDDPIQDILDEADEEMEESVSYLRSEMRTIRAGRASPAMLENVTVEYYGSQTPLEQVASVSAPQPDLIVVQPFDRNSIENIERGIMKADLGLNPNNDGEKIRIPIPPLSEERRKELVETSRERAEETKISIRNIRRDTKNEIQSVVEEENFSEDVLYGAEEDLQEITDAYTETVEGLLEQKTEQIMDV; this is encoded by the coding sequence ATGCCCGACGATCCCATTCAGGATATTCTGGACGAGGCCGACGAGGAAATGGAGGAGTCGGTATCGTACCTGCGCTCGGAGATGCGCACAATTCGCGCCGGACGGGCCTCCCCGGCCATGCTCGAAAACGTGACGGTCGAATACTACGGCTCCCAGACGCCCCTGGAGCAGGTTGCCAGCGTGAGCGCCCCCCAGCCCGACCTCATCGTCGTGCAGCCGTTCGACCGCAACTCCATCGAGAACATCGAACGGGGCATCATGAAGGCCGACCTGGGCCTAAACCCGAACAACGACGGCGAAAAGATCCGCATCCCCATTCCGCCCCTCTCCGAAGAGCGAAGAAAGGAGCTTGTGGAGACCAGTCGCGAGCGGGCCGAAGAGACGAAGATTTCGATCCGCAATATCCGACGCGACACCAAGAACGAGATCCAGAGCGTCGTCGAGGAGGAAAACTTCTCCGAGGATGTACTCTACGGCGCCGAGGAAGATCTTCAAGAGATCACCGACGCTTACACCGAGACCGTGGAGGGGCTTCTGGAGCAAAAAACCGAACAGATCATGGACGTCTGA
- a CDS encoding YicC/YloC family endoribonuclease, which produces MIRSMTGFGRGHASTDDASATVEIQSTNKRHLNIFVHLPDPLPEAESDVRMQMKEAFERGQFDVNVSAELKGTDALPVDVDADVAMHHKQRLEQLAAAAQIEAPIRIDHLLEFEDIFAAEEEREAAKIQRAWPAVTQALDAAIDDLRAMRREEGDALRDDLEQRTRAIDEHLDAIEARAPARVEERQAQLRDRLEELIDDEHLDPDRLETEIALLADKLDVTEECVRLHSHIKMFREALDADEPSGRKLKFITQEIHREANTIGAKADDEVISREAVEMKEEIEKIKEQIRNVE; this is translated from the coding sequence ATGATTCGCAGCATGACGGGCTTCGGGCGCGGCCACGCCAGCACCGACGATGCCTCGGCGACCGTGGAAATCCAGTCCACGAACAAGCGCCACCTCAACATCTTCGTCCATCTTCCGGACCCGCTTCCCGAGGCGGAGTCGGACGTGCGGATGCAGATGAAGGAGGCATTCGAGCGGGGCCAATTCGACGTCAACGTCTCCGCCGAGCTCAAGGGCACGGATGCCCTGCCGGTCGACGTGGACGCCGACGTGGCGATGCATCACAAGCAGCGCCTGGAACAGCTCGCCGCGGCCGCACAGATTGAGGCACCGATCCGGATCGACCACCTGCTGGAGTTCGAGGACATCTTCGCGGCGGAAGAGGAGCGGGAGGCCGCCAAGATCCAGCGCGCGTGGCCGGCCGTAACGCAGGCCCTCGACGCCGCCATCGACGACCTACGGGCCATGCGGCGCGAGGAAGGCGACGCACTGCGCGACGACCTGGAGCAGCGCACCCGCGCCATCGACGAGCACCTCGACGCCATCGAGGCACGGGCCCCGGCTCGGGTCGAGGAGCGTCAGGCCCAGCTTCGCGACCGCCTCGAAGAACTGATCGACGACGAGCATCTCGATCCCGACCGTCTCGAAACCGAGATTGCCCTCCTCGCCGACAAGCTCGACGTAACCGAGGAGTGCGTCCGCCTTCACTCCCACATCAAGATGTTTCGGGAGGCCCTCGACGCCGACGAGCCATCGGGGCGGAAGCTGAAGTTCATTACGCAGGAAATCCACCGTGAGGCGAACACGATCGGGGCCAAGGCCGATGACGAGGTCATCTCTCGGGAGGCAGTGGAGATGAAGGAGGAGATCGAAAAGATTAAGGAGCAGATTCGCAATGTTGAATAG
- the rpmF gene encoding 50S ribosomal protein L32, producing the protein MAVPKRRHSKSRTRKRRSTYYNELEPPQLMECNNCGNPKVMHRACKHCGHYRGRQVIEPSDELIA; encoded by the coding sequence ATGGCTGTCCCAAAACGACGACATTCAAAATCACGCACTCGAAAGCGCCGCTCGACCTATTATAACGAGCTGGAGCCCCCTCAGCTCATGGAGTGCAACAACTGCGGCAACCCGAAGGTGATGCACCGAGCATGCAAGCACTGTGGGCACTACCGCGGCCGACAGGTTATCGAGCCGTCCGATGAGTTGATCGCGTAG
- the rpsB gene encoding 30S ribosomal protein S2: protein MADETTTETPDVQDEAPPEEDSSQPLEDTASESTDEDAPENAEADSSEPDGDAADAAPQDTDGEGDASGESSPEAEEETSHRVTIEELLKAGAHFGHLTSRWNPRMEKYVFMERNNIHIIDLMQSQVLLDEAAEAVKRFAQRGKKILFAGTKKQAEDIVREHAEECGMPHMVDRWLGGTMTNFQTIRKSIRRMEEIERMDRDGTLDKLKKKEKLMRLREHEKLEETLGGIRDMASLPGAIYIVDVQREDIAVSEANNLGIPIIAMVDTNGNPKNIDYPIPVNDDALSSIELVTSTLTDAVQEGLRERRMKKEEKKKAAA from the coding sequence ATGGCTGACGAGACGACTACGGAAACCCCTGACGTTCAGGACGAAGCCCCCCCTGAAGAAGACTCCTCTCAACCCCTGGAAGACACCGCTTCCGAGTCGACGGACGAGGATGCCCCTGAAAATGCCGAGGCAGACTCTTCTGAACCCGACGGGGACGCTGCCGACGCTGCGCCCCAGGACACCGACGGCGAAGGCGATGCGTCTGGGGAATCGTCCCCGGAGGCGGAAGAGGAGACGTCCCACCGCGTGACCATTGAGGAGCTCTTGAAGGCCGGGGCTCACTTTGGTCACCTGACGAGCCGGTGGAATCCGCGCATGGAGAAATACGTCTTCATGGAGCGGAATAACATCCACATCATCGACCTGATGCAGAGTCAGGTCCTTCTCGACGAGGCCGCGGAGGCGGTCAAGCGGTTTGCGCAACGCGGCAAGAAGATTCTCTTCGCCGGGACCAAGAAGCAGGCCGAGGACATCGTCCGCGAGCACGCCGAGGAGTGTGGCATGCCACACATGGTTGACCGCTGGCTTGGCGGCACCATGACCAACTTCCAGACAATCCGGAAGTCCATCCGCCGCATGGAAGAGATTGAGCGGATGGACCGGGACGGCACGCTCGACAAGCTGAAGAAGAAGGAGAAGCTGATGCGGCTCCGCGAGCACGAGAAGCTCGAGGAGACGCTCGGTGGCATCCGCGACATGGCGAGCCTGCCCGGTGCCATTTACATCGTCGATGTGCAGCGGGAAGACATTGCGGTGAGCGAAGCCAACAACCTCGGCATCCCGATCATCGCGATGGTCGACACCAACGGGAACCCGAAGAACATCGACTACCCAATTCCGGTCAACGACGACGCGCTGAGCTCCATTGAGCTGGTGACGTCTACCCTCACGGACGCCGTTCAAGAGGGCCTGCGCGAGCGCCGAATGAAGAAGGAAGAGAAGAAGAAGGCGGCCGCGTAG
- a CDS encoding YceD family protein — protein MLTVDITSLSTGIHHLEFAPSASQADLDPTTFSDVHVDAELQYHRDRILVKMRATATAELTCDRTLQPYDEALDGQYNVLFGPPSMVGQEGEEFEEVRPLNSSDREIDLTDMVRDTLLLAIPQRRIAPGAEDEPIEREFGATDDADPDGDTPVDPRWSALEELKDDE, from the coding sequence ATGCTGACCGTCGACATCACGTCCCTTTCGACGGGCATCCATCACCTGGAGTTCGCTCCCTCGGCGAGCCAGGCTGACCTTGACCCCACTACGTTCAGCGACGTGCACGTTGACGCGGAACTGCAGTATCACCGCGACCGCATTCTCGTGAAGATGCGCGCCACGGCCACGGCCGAGCTGACGTGCGATCGCACCCTTCAGCCCTACGACGAAGCCCTGGACGGCCAGTACAACGTGCTCTTCGGGCCGCCGTCCATGGTGGGGCAGGAGGGAGAAGAGTTCGAAGAGGTGCGGCCGCTCAATTCCTCCGACCGGGAGATTGATCTCACGGACATGGTCCGCGACACGCTGCTCCTCGCCATTCCTCAGCGCCGCATTGCTCCGGGGGCCGAGGACGAGCCCATCGAGCGGGAGTTTGGGGCCACGGACGATGCCGACCCGGACGGCGACACCCCCGTTGATCCACGCTGGAGTGCCCTGGAGGAGCTGAAAGACGACGAGTAA
- the rplM gene encoding 50S ribosomal protein L13, with the protein MDTQSFKTFNAKPDEVERDWYIVDATNQVVGRLASQIARVLRGKHKPTFTPHVDTGDHVIVVNADKARFTGKKEQQKEYHEYSGYPGGDRSHSPEEMREEKPTYIIKEAVEGMLPTGPLGRDTFKKLKVYAGPDHPHEAQQPEPLENA; encoded by the coding sequence ATGGACACGCAAAGCTTCAAGACCTTCAACGCCAAGCCAGATGAGGTGGAGCGCGACTGGTACATCGTGGATGCCACAAACCAGGTCGTGGGCCGCCTCGCTTCTCAGATTGCCCGCGTGCTCCGCGGAAAGCACAAGCCCACCTTCACCCCCCATGTGGACACGGGCGACCACGTGATCGTGGTGAATGCGGACAAGGCCCGGTTCACGGGCAAGAAGGAGCAGCAGAAGGAGTACCACGAGTACAGTGGGTATCCGGGCGGTGACCGCTCGCACTCCCCCGAGGAGATGCGCGAAGAAAAGCCCACATACATCATTAAAGAGGCCGTGGAGGGCATGCTTCCCACAGGCCCCCTGGGTCGGGATACGTTCAAAAAGTTGAAGGTTTACGCCGGCCCGGATCACCCCCACGAGGCACAGCAGCCCGAGCCGCTCGAAAACGCGTAG